The Pseudomonas sp. R4-35-07 genome contains a region encoding:
- the argH gene encoding argininosuccinate lyase — MSTDKTNQSWGGRFSEPVDAFVARFTASVTFDQRLYRHDIMGSIAHATMLAKVGVLTDAERDSIIDGLTTIRGEIEAGTFDWRVDLEDVHMNIEARLTDRIGVTGKKLHTGRSRNDQVATDIRLWLRDEIDLILAEITRLQKGLLEQAERESDTIMPGFTHLQTAQPVTFGHHLLAWFEMLSRDYERLVDCRKRTNRMPLGSAALAGTTYPIDREYTAQLLGFDAVGGNSLDGVSDRDFAIEFCAAASIAMMHLSRFSEELVLWTSAQFQFIDLPDRFCTGSSIMPQKKNPDVPELVRGKSGRVFGALMGLLTLMKGQPLAYNKDNQEDKEPLFDAADTLRDSLRAFADMIPAIKPKHAIMREAALRGFSTATDLADYLVRRGLPFRDCHEIVGHAVKYGVDTGKDLAEMSLEELRQFSDQIEQDVFAVLTLEGSVNARNHVGGTAPAQVKAAVVRGQALLASR; from the coding sequence ATGAGCACCGACAAGACCAACCAGTCCTGGGGCGGCCGCTTCAGTGAACCCGTCGACGCCTTCGTCGCGCGCTTCACCGCCTCCGTCACCTTCGACCAGCGCCTGTACCGCCACGACATCATGGGCTCCATCGCCCATGCCACGATGCTGGCCAAGGTCGGCGTACTGACCGACGCCGAGCGCGACAGCATCATCGATGGTCTGACCACCATCCGTGGCGAGATCGAAGCCGGTACGTTCGACTGGCGCGTCGACCTGGAAGACGTGCACATGAACATCGAGGCTCGCCTCACCGATCGCATCGGTGTGACCGGCAAGAAGCTGCACACCGGTCGCAGTCGTAACGACCAGGTGGCCACCGATATCCGCCTGTGGCTGCGCGATGAAATCGACTTGATCCTGGCTGAAATCACCCGCTTGCAGAAAGGTTTGCTGGAACAGGCCGAGCGTGAATCGGACACCATCATGCCCGGCTTCACTCACCTGCAGACCGCTCAGCCCGTGACCTTCGGCCACCACCTGCTGGCCTGGTTCGAAATGCTCAGCCGCGATTACGAGCGCCTGGTGGATTGCCGCAAGCGCACCAACCGCATGCCGTTGGGCAGCGCCGCGCTGGCGGGCACCACCTACCCGATCGACCGTGAGTACACCGCGCAGCTGCTGGGTTTCGACGCCGTCGGCGGCAACTCCCTGGACGGCGTGTCGGACCGAGATTTCGCCATCGAATTCTGCGCCGCCGCGAGCATCGCGATGATGCACCTGTCGCGCTTCTCCGAAGAGTTGGTGCTGTGGACCAGCGCGCAATTCCAGTTCATCGACCTGCCGGACCGTTTCTGCACCGGCAGTTCGATCATGCCGCAAAAGAAAAACCCCGACGTGCCCGAGCTGGTGCGTGGCAAGAGCGGCCGCGTATTCGGCGCACTGATGGGCCTGCTGACCCTGATGAAAGGCCAGCCGCTGGCCTACAACAAGGATAACCAGGAAGACAAGGAGCCGCTGTTCGACGCCGCCGACACTCTGCGCGACTCACTGCGTGCGTTTGCCGACATGATCCCGGCGATCAAGCCCAAGCACGCGATCATGCGCGAAGCAGCCTTGCGGGGTTTCTCCACCGCGACCGACCTGGCCGACTACCTGGTGCGGCGTGGCCTGCCGTTCCGTGACTGCCATGAAATCGTGGGCCATGCCGTGAAATACGGAGTGGATACCGGCAAGGACCTGGCTGAAATGAGCCTGGAAGAATTGCGCCAGTTCAGCGACCAGATCGAGCAGGACGTGTTCGCCGTGCTAACCCTGGAAGGCTCGGTGAATGCGCGTAATCACGTGGGCGGCACCGCGCCAGCGCAGGTGAAGGCAGCAGTGGTACGCGGCCAGGCCCTGCTAGCCAGCCGCTGA
- a CDS encoding glutathione S-transferase family protein — MLKLYGFSVSNYYNMVKLALMEKGLPFEEVPFYAGQTPEALAVSPRGKVPVLGVKQGFINETSVILEYIEQTQEGPALLPAEPFQRAQVLALCREIELYIELPARACFAEAFFGMQVPEAIKEKSRGELLLGVGSLGRHGKFAPYVAGESFTLADLYFMYTTNLACAVGEKLFGLDLLAEMPKAKALLERLNAMPNAQKVEADRQAAMPGFMAVIAAKK, encoded by the coding sequence ATGCTCAAGCTCTACGGTTTTTCGGTCAGCAACTACTACAACATGGTCAAGCTGGCGCTGATGGAGAAAGGCCTGCCTTTCGAAGAGGTGCCTTTTTATGCAGGACAAACGCCTGAAGCCCTGGCGGTGAGCCCACGAGGCAAAGTGCCGGTGCTCGGCGTCAAGCAAGGCTTCATCAATGAAACCAGCGTGATCCTCGAGTACATCGAGCAGACTCAGGAAGGGCCCGCGCTGCTGCCGGCCGAGCCGTTCCAGCGCGCCCAGGTGCTGGCGTTGTGCAGGGAGATCGAGTTGTACATTGAATTGCCCGCACGGGCGTGCTTCGCCGAGGCGTTCTTTGGCATGCAGGTGCCGGAGGCGATCAAGGAAAAATCCAGGGGCGAGTTGCTGCTTGGGGTGGGGAGTCTGGGCCGGCACGGCAAGTTCGCACCTTATGTGGCGGGGGAAAGCTTCACCCTTGCGGATCTGTATTTCATGTACACCACGAACCTCGCCTGTGCCGTGGGCGAGAAACTGTTTGGGCTGGATTTGCTGGCTGAAATGCCGAAGGCGAAGGCGCTGCTGGAGCGTTTGAATGCGATGCCCAATGCGCAAAAGGTCGAGGCGGACCGGCAGGCGGCAATGCCTGGGTTTATGGCGGTGATTGCGGCTAAAAAGTAA
- a CDS encoding TIGR02647 family protein yields the protein MSYTPELVAELEILVLFPLDSTKEGLKVHQTAAPTAIAAAKRLHAKGLIDQPDGGYLTSLGRDAAEQAQTLLTILTTASTKEAA from the coding sequence ATGTCGTATACCCCTGAGTTGGTTGCCGAACTGGAAATCCTTGTACTCTTCCCCCTGGACAGCACCAAGGAAGGTCTGAAAGTCCATCAGACCGCCGCCCCCACTGCCATCGCCGCTGCCAAGCGTCTCCATGCGAAAGGGCTTATCGACCAACCGGATGGAGGCTATCTGACCAGCCTTGGCCGGGACGCCGCCGAGCAAGCGCAGACCTTGCTGACTATCTTGACCACCGCCTCCACCAAAGAAGCCGCCTGA
- a CDS encoding class I adenylate cyclase — MTRTHEIRPDLDEGIDRKVLTQLRARFMALNEGRMSRAVEGLTPRQQSVLTLLPLFFHVNHPLLPGYVSSGTPAGLSNFEPDAQALAEAQRLTRSFSYKPRHGNPPRPIHGLFLMGSLGTLAQADQSDMDVWVCHAPDLNENELAELRKKCQLLEAWAQTMGAEAHFFLIEPTRFVLGERDTQLSSDDCGTTQHYLLLDEFYRTAIWLAGRTPIWWLVPVYEESRYAEFTHTLISKRFIRADETLDLGHLARIPPGEFIGAGLWQLFKGIESPYKSVLKLLLTEVYASEHPNVHCLSLRFKRAVFANQLDLDELDPYIVVYRRIEEYLKARNEPERLELVRRSLYLKVNRKLSAGQRTASWQRLLLERLADEWGWDQRQLALLDSRSQWKVRQVASERRALVNELNYSYRFLTQFARTEQTVSLINKRDLNVLGRRLYAAFERKAGKVEFINPGIAPDLAEDTLTLVHSPNRKEPGQHHWGLYNGNLTALEWEHFAPIKRSRDLLEMLTWCHRNGVIDSSTRLALHPGASDMTEFELFNLLGSLQQTIALPLASVDEARLLRSAVPEEVLLLINVGVDPLKHHRDLNILMTTERTDSLSYAGVRENLVLTLDQVTVNSWNEVMVSRYDGPHALLDCLRDYLNQLPPAHLPRLRVRCFCHNRAQFIAQRVEEIFNTAQHLLLGQSNHRYLLQVQQHYHVMELIPGQATHVSLPTQDALVAYLSEELASYSPWHLDAMALEDHDLALLLPMGQADCIQVFYRVNEGFAELYVLDEFNALWQQRLPFHDEQSLLAPLQRFLLSIIYRREALSPLDTHQPLGEVQTLYYQLLPSGSARARVVEPRPAPQHPANKPFYDVQAIIGKAAPGQVGVTLYCNQREFSEMEFGDQLFAVVAREIVGQRREPERYRCYITDLDLSGLLGDVQSPSNLYLRYKAELELALNEALSQI, encoded by the coding sequence ATGACCCGCACCCATGAAATCCGCCCCGACCTGGACGAAGGCATCGACCGTAAGGTGCTGACCCAATTGCGCGCGCGTTTCATGGCCCTCAATGAAGGCCGCATGTCCCGGGCCGTCGAAGGGTTGACCCCGCGCCAACAAAGCGTGCTCACCTTGTTGCCGCTGTTTTTCCACGTTAATCACCCTTTGCTGCCGGGCTATGTCTCCAGCGGCACACCGGCCGGGCTTTCGAACTTCGAACCCGATGCCCAGGCCCTGGCCGAAGCCCAGCGCCTGACCCGTTCTTTCTCCTACAAACCGCGCCATGGCAACCCGCCCCGCCCGATCCACGGTCTGTTCCTGATGGGCAGCCTGGGCACGTTGGCCCAGGCGGATCAAAGCGATATGGACGTGTGGGTCTGTCACGCTCCGGACCTGAATGAAAACGAGCTGGCCGAGCTGCGCAAGAAGTGCCAGCTGCTGGAAGCCTGGGCTCAGACCATGGGTGCCGAGGCGCATTTCTTTCTGATCGAACCGACGCGCTTTGTGCTCGGTGAACGGGACACCCAACTGAGTTCCGACGATTGCGGCACCACCCAACACTATTTGCTGCTGGACGAGTTCTACCGCACCGCCATCTGGCTGGCCGGGCGCACGCCGATCTGGTGGCTGGTGCCGGTGTATGAAGAAAGCCGCTACGCCGAGTTCACCCACACGCTGATCTCCAAACGCTTCATTCGCGCCGACGAAACCCTCGATCTCGGCCATCTGGCGCGCATTCCTCCGGGGGAGTTCATCGGCGCCGGGCTGTGGCAACTGTTCAAGGGCATCGAGTCGCCCTATAAATCGGTGCTCAAGCTTCTGCTGACCGAGGTCTACGCCAGCGAACACCCCAACGTGCACTGCCTGAGCCTGCGCTTCAAGCGCGCGGTGTTTGCCAATCAGCTGGACCTGGACGAGCTGGACCCGTACATCGTGGTCTACCGCCGCATCGAGGAATACCTCAAGGCCCGTAATGAACCCGAGCGCCTGGAACTGGTGCGGCGCAGCCTGTACCTGAAGGTCAACCGCAAGCTCAGCGCCGGCCAGCGCACCGCCAGTTGGCAACGGCTGCTGCTCGAACGCCTGGCCGATGAGTGGGGTTGGGATCAGCGCCAATTGGCCCTGCTGGACAGCCGCAGCCAATGGAAAGTGCGTCAGGTCGCTTCCGAGCGCCGTGCCCTGGTCAACGAGCTGAACTACAGCTACCGCTTCCTCACCCAGTTCGCCCGTACGGAACAGACCGTCAGCCTGATCAACAAGCGCGACCTCAATGTGCTGGGCCGGCGCTTGTACGCAGCCTTTGAACGCAAGGCCGGCAAGGTTGAGTTCATCAACCCCGGGATTGCCCCGGACCTGGCCGAAGATACCCTGACCCTGGTGCACTCCCCCAACCGCAAGGAGCCGGGCCAGCACCATTGGGGCCTGTATAACGGCAACCTCACGGCCCTGGAATGGGAGCACTTCGCGCCGATCAAACGCAGCCGCGACCTGCTGGAAATGCTCACCTGGTGCCATCGCAACGGTGTGATCGACAGCAGCACGCGCCTGGCGCTGCACCCCGGCGCCAGCGACATGACCGAGTTTGAGCTGTTCAACCTGCTGGGCAGCCTGCAACAGACCATTGCCCTGCCCCTGGCCAGCGTCGATGAAGCGCGCCTGTTGCGTTCGGCGGTACCGGAAGAAGTGCTGTTGCTGATTAACGTCGGCGTCGACCCACTCAAGCATCACCGTGACCTGAATATTCTGATGACCACCGAGCGCACCGACTCCCTGAGTTATGCCGGCGTGCGTGAAAACCTGGTACTGACCCTGGACCAGGTCACGGTCAATAGCTGGAACGAGGTGATGGTCAGCCGCTACGACGGCCCCCATGCGCTGCTCGACTGCCTGCGCGACTACCTCAACCAACTGCCGCCGGCTCATTTGCCGCGGTTGCGGGTGCGCTGTTTCTGTCACAACCGAGCGCAGTTCATTGCTCAGCGCGTCGAAGAAATATTCAACACCGCACAGCATCTGCTGCTCGGCCAAAGCAACCACCGCTACCTGCTCCAGGTGCAGCAGCACTATCACGTCATGGAACTGATTCCCGGCCAAGCCACCCACGTGTCACTGCCAACCCAGGACGCCTTGGTCGCCTACCTCAGCGAAGAGCTGGCCAGCTACAGCCCGTGGCACCTGGACGCCATGGCGCTGGAAGACCACGACCTGGCGCTGCTGCTGCCCATGGGCCAGGCCGATTGCATACAAGTGTTCTATCGGGTCAATGAAGGCTTCGCCGAGCTGTATGTGCTCGACGAATTCAACGCGCTCTGGCAGCAGCGCTTGCCGTTCCATGATGAACAGAGCCTGTTGGCACCGCTGCAGCGGTTCCTGCTGTCGATCATCTATCGCCGCGAAGCGCTGTCACCGCTGGACACACACCAGCCGTTGGGCGAAGTACAAACCCTCTACTACCAACTGTTGCCATCGGGCAGCGCCCGCGCACGCGTTGTCGAGCCAAGGCCGGCGCCGCAACACCCGGCCAACAAGCCGTTTTATGACGTGCAGGCGATTATCGGCAAGGCGGCGCCTGGCCAGGTGGGTGTCACGCTGTACTGCAATCAGCGGGAGTTTTCCGAGATGGAATTTGGCGACCAGCTGTTCGCGGTGGTCGCCCGGGAGATCGTCGGGCAACGCCGGGAGCCCGAGCGTTACCGTTGCTACATCACCGACCTGGATCTGTCGGGTCTGCTGGGCGATGTGCAAAGCCCGAGCAATCTGTACCTGCGCTACAAGGCCGAGCTGGAGCTCGCGCTCAATGAAGCGCTGAGCCAGATTTAA
- the rnk gene encoding nucleoside diphosphate kinase regulator has translation MTTAPSIILTRLDVQRLEQLIDRLGDEFPGVEALQAELDRAEEVVGHDEVPATVVTMNSSVHCREQGSGKDYHLTLVYPKDANADEGKISILAPVGSALLGLQVGQHIDWPAPGGKTLKLELLSVEGQPKDGGAFPL, from the coding sequence ATGACCACCGCACCGTCCATCATTCTTACCCGTCTTGACGTGCAGCGTCTGGAGCAACTGATCGACCGCTTGGGCGACGAGTTTCCCGGCGTCGAAGCGTTGCAGGCCGAACTCGACCGCGCCGAAGAAGTGGTTGGTCACGATGAAGTGCCTGCAACTGTCGTGACCATGAACTCCAGCGTGCATTGCCGTGAACAAGGCAGTGGCAAGGACTATCACCTGACCCTGGTTTACCCCAAGGACGCGAACGCCGACGAAGGCAAGATCTCGATCCTGGCGCCGGTCGGCAGCGCTTTGCTCGGCCTGCAAGTGGGCCAGCACATCGACTGGCCTGCGCCAGGCGGCAAGACCCTCAAGCTTGAGCTGCTGAGTGTCGAAGGCCAACCCAAAGACGGCGGCGCGTTCCCGCTTTAA
- a CDS encoding DUF1289 domain-containing protein, which translates to MTQPAPVRPPKPLFSNVSPAVPSPCISLCRLDEQKVCRGCFRHVEDIREWRSADDARRRVICAQAEQRRAQT; encoded by the coding sequence GTGACTCAGCCTGCACCCGTACGCCCACCCAAGCCGCTGTTCAGCAATGTCAGCCCGGCGGTGCCATCACCTTGTATCAGCTTGTGTCGCCTGGACGAGCAGAAAGTCTGCCGCGGCTGCTTCCGCCACGTGGAAGACATCCGTGAGTGGCGCTCCGCCGACGATGCCCGGCGTCGAGTGATCTGTGCGCAGGCTGAGCAGCGCAGGGCCCAAACCTGA
- the cyaY gene encoding iron donor protein CyaY, which translates to MSLTEARFHDLVDATQEKLEDIFDDSDLDVDLENSAGVLTVKFESGQQLIFSRQEPLRQLWLAARSGGVHFDYDEDSGKWQCDKSEELLGEMLTRLVEEYTGAELDFDEI; encoded by the coding sequence ATGAGTTTGACCGAAGCCCGTTTTCACGACCTGGTGGATGCCACCCAGGAGAAGCTGGAAGATATTTTCGACGACAGCGACCTGGATGTGGATCTGGAAAACTCGGCCGGTGTGCTGACCGTCAAATTCGAGAGCGGCCAGCAACTGATCTTCAGTCGCCAGGAACCGCTGCGTCAGTTGTGGCTGGCGGCGCGCTCCGGTGGCGTTCACTTCGACTACGACGAAGACAGCGGCAAATGGCAGTGCGACAAGAGTGAAGAGTTGCTGGGTGAGATGCTCACGCGGCTGGTCGAGGAATATACCGGCGCCGAGCTGGACTTCGACGAGATCTGA
- a CDS encoding lipoprotein: MKRLISSLAALVAVACLVSACGQKGPLYLPDDSKDPNEQAQSSQKPSKAHKHDTY, encoded by the coding sequence ATGAAGCGCCTGATCTCTTCCCTTGCTGCGCTCGTCGCGGTCGCTTGCCTCGTTAGTGCCTGTGGTCAAAAAGGCCCGCTGTACCTGCCCGACGACAGCAAAGACCCGAACGAACAGGCGCAGTCGTCGCAAAAGCCATCGAAAGCGCACAAGCACGACACTTACTAA
- the lysA gene encoding diaminopimelate decarboxylase, with protein MDAFNYRDGELFAEGVALSAIAERFGTPTYVYSRAHIEAQYRSFTDPLEGVPHLVCYAVKANSNLGVLNVLARLGAGFDIVSRGELERVLAAGGQADKIVFSGVGKSREDMRRALEVGVHCFNIESTDELERLQLVAAEMGVRAPISLRVNPDVDAGTHPYISTGLKENKFGIAIADAEDVYIRAAQLPNLDVLGVDCHIGSQLTTLPPFLDALDRLLALIDRLGDCGIYLHHIDLGGGVGVRYRDEEPPLIADYIKAVRERIEGRDLTLMFEPGRYIVANAGLLLTQVEYLKHTEHKDFAIVDAAMNDLIRPALYQAWMNVTAVAPRDSETRAYDIVGPICETGDFLAKDRQLALEEGDLLAVHSAGAYGFVMSSNYNTRGRAAEVLVDGDQAFEVRRRETVAELYAGESLLPE; from the coding sequence ATGGACGCTTTTAACTACCGGGACGGCGAGCTGTTCGCGGAAGGCGTGGCGCTGTCTGCGATTGCCGAGCGCTTTGGCACCCCGACGTATGTGTATTCCCGTGCACATATCGAAGCGCAATACCGCTCGTTCACCGACCCGCTGGAAGGCGTGCCGCACCTGGTGTGCTACGCGGTGAAAGCCAACTCCAACCTGGGTGTACTCAATGTCCTGGCGCGTCTGGGCGCTGGTTTTGACATTGTGTCCCGTGGCGAACTCGAACGTGTATTGGCCGCCGGTGGCCAGGCCGACAAGATCGTGTTCTCCGGCGTCGGCAAGAGCCGCGAAGACATGCGCCGCGCCCTGGAAGTGGGTGTGCACTGCTTCAACATCGAGTCCACCGACGAGCTGGAGCGCCTGCAGCTCGTGGCCGCCGAAATGGGCGTTCGCGCGCCGATCTCCCTGCGCGTCAACCCGGACGTCGATGCGGGCACCCACCCGTACATTTCCACCGGCCTCAAGGAGAACAAGTTCGGCATCGCTATTGCCGACGCCGAAGACGTGTACATCCGCGCCGCCCAATTGCCGAACCTGGACGTGTTGGGTGTCGACTGCCATATCGGCTCGCAACTGACCACCCTACCGCCGTTCCTGGATGCGCTCGACCGCCTGCTGGCGCTGATCGACCGCCTCGGCGATTGCGGCATCTACCTGCACCACATCGATCTGGGTGGCGGTGTGGGCGTGCGTTATCGCGATGAAGAACCGCCGTTGATCGCCGACTACATCAAGGCGGTGCGCGAGCGTATCGAAGGCCGCGATCTGACGCTGATGTTCGAGCCGGGCCGCTACATCGTCGCCAATGCCGGTTTGCTGCTGACCCAGGTCGAGTACCTCAAGCACACTGAGCACAAGGACTTCGCCATCGTCGACGCGGCGATGAACGACCTGATCCGCCCGGCGCTGTACCAGGCCTGGATGAATGTCACCGCCGTTGCCCCTCGCGACAGCGAAACGCGCGCGTACGACATCGTCGGCCCGATCTGTGAGACCGGCGACTTCCTGGCCAAGGATCGTCAGCTGGCCCTGGAGGAAGGCGACCTGCTGGCCGTGCATTCGGCCGGTGCCTATGGGTTTGTCATGAGTTCCAACTACAACACGCGCGGGCGAGCCGCCGAGGTGCTGGTGGACGGTGATCAAGCGTTCGAAGTGCGTCGCCGCGAGACGGTAGCCGAGTTGTATGCTGGCGAAAGCCTGCTGCCGGAGTAA
- the dapF gene encoding diaminopimelate epimerase, with amino-acid sequence MLLRFTKMHGLGNDFMVLDLVSQHAHILPKHAKQWGDRHTGVGFDQLLLVEAPTNPEVDFRYRIFNSDGSEVEQCGNGARCFARFVLDKRLTAKRQIRVETKGGVIELDIRSDGQISVNMGAPRLVPADIPFQAPEQALSYALEVDGNSVDIAAVSMGNPHAVLRVNDINNAPVHELGPKIEHHPRFPARVNVGFLQVIDRSRAQLRVWERGAGETQACGTGACAAAVAAISQGWMDSPLLIDLPGGRLSIEWAGPGHPVMMTGPASRVYEGQVRL; translated from the coding sequence ATGCTGCTGCGTTTTACCAAGATGCACGGGCTGGGCAATGACTTCATGGTTCTCGACCTGGTCAGCCAGCACGCACACATCCTGCCCAAGCACGCCAAACAATGGGGCGACCGGCATACCGGTGTCGGCTTCGACCAATTATTGCTGGTGGAAGCGCCGACCAACCCGGAGGTGGATTTCCGTTATCGGATCTTCAACTCTGATGGCTCTGAAGTGGAACAGTGCGGCAACGGTGCGCGCTGCTTTGCGCGCTTCGTGCTGGACAAGCGCCTGACCGCCAAGCGCCAGATCCGCGTCGAGACCAAAGGCGGCGTGATCGAACTGGATATCCGCAGTGACGGCCAGATCAGCGTCAACATGGGCGCGCCACGCCTGGTGCCGGCGGACATTCCGTTCCAGGCGCCCGAGCAGGCCCTCAGTTATGCGCTGGAGGTGGACGGCAACAGCGTGGATATCGCCGCCGTGTCCATGGGCAATCCCCATGCGGTGCTGCGGGTCAATGACATCAACAATGCGCCCGTGCATGAACTGGGGCCGAAGATCGAACATCACCCGCGCTTTCCGGCGCGGGTTAATGTGGGCTTCCTGCAGGTGATCGACCGTTCCCGCGCGCAATTGCGTGTGTGGGAGCGCGGCGCCGGCGAAACCCAGGCCTGCGGCACCGGTGCCTGCGCCGCTGCCGTGGCCGCGATCAGCCAGGGGTGGATGGATTCACCGCTGCTGATCGACCTGCCGGGTGGGCGCTTGTCCATCGAATGGGCAGGCCCTGGCCACCCGGTGATGATGACCGGGCCGGCCTCGCGTGTATACGAAGGACAGGTCCGTCTATGA
- a CDS encoding DUF484 family protein, which yields MTDKPQVPAHVTPSESLEAAAVAAYLEAHADFFVEHEQLLPALRIPHQRGDTVSLVERQMQILRERNIEMRHRLSHLMDVARDNDRLFDKTRRLILTLMDAASLEETVIAVEDSLRQDFQVPFVSLILFSDNPMPVGRWVSGGEAQTAIGGLLSEGKTISGTLREHELDFLFGAEQRQQIGSTAVVALSHQGLHGVLAIASRDPAHYKSSVGTLFLTYIAEVLGRVLPRFTTALRAVR from the coding sequence ATGACCGATAAGCCTCAAGTACCCGCACACGTCACCCCAAGTGAAAGCCTGGAGGCCGCTGCAGTCGCGGCGTACCTTGAGGCTCATGCGGATTTTTTCGTCGAGCACGAGCAATTGCTTCCGGCCTTGCGCATCCCCCACCAACGCGGCGATACCGTGTCGTTGGTGGAGCGGCAAATGCAGATCCTGCGCGAGCGCAATATCGAAATGCGCCACCGGCTCTCGCACCTGATGGATGTGGCCCGCGACAACGATCGCCTGTTCGACAAGACCCGTCGCCTGATCCTGACCCTGATGGACGCCGCCAGCCTGGAAGAAACGGTGATAGCTGTGGAAGACAGCCTGCGCCAGGACTTCCAGGTGCCGTTTGTCAGCCTGATCCTGTTCAGCGACAACCCGATGCCGGTGGGGCGTTGGGTCAGCGGTGGCGAAGCGCAAACCGCCATCGGCGGCCTGCTTTCCGAAGGCAAGACCATCAGCGGCACCCTGCGCGAGCATGAACTGGACTTCCTGTTTGGTGCCGAACAGCGCCAACAGATCGGCTCCACCGCCGTGGTTGCCCTTAGCCATCAAGGCCTGCATGGCGTACTGGCCATCGCCAGCCGCGATCCCGCGCATTACAAAAGCTCGGTGGGCACCCTGTTTTTGACCTACATCGCCGAAGTGCTGGGCCGCGTCTTGCCGCGTTTCACCACTGCCCTGCGCGCGGTGCGCTAG
- the xerC gene encoding tyrosine recombinase XerC, with the protein MERHLDAYCAHLRNERQVSPHTLEAYRRDLNKVLAYCEKQQIASWKALDIQSLRSLVARLHQQGQSSRSLSRLLSAVRGLYHYLNREGLCDHDPANGLSPPKGERRLPKTLDTDRALQLLDGAVEDDFLAHRDQAILELFYSSGLRLSELTGLNLDQLDLADGLVQVLGKGSKTRVLPVGRKAREALQLWLPLRALANPQDDAVFISQQGRRLGPRAIQLRVKAAGERELGQNLHPHMLRHSFASHMLESSQDLRAVQELLGHSDIKTTQIYTHLDFQHLATVYDSAHPRAKRIKGGDS; encoded by the coding sequence ATGGAACGGCATCTGGACGCTTACTGCGCTCACCTGCGCAACGAGCGCCAGGTGTCGCCTCATACCCTGGAAGCCTACCGGCGGGACTTGAACAAGGTCCTGGCCTATTGCGAAAAGCAGCAGATCGCCAGCTGGAAAGCCCTGGATATCCAGAGCCTGCGCAGCCTGGTCGCACGGCTGCACCAGCAAGGCCAGTCCTCGCGTAGCCTGTCGCGCCTGCTGTCGGCGGTGCGCGGCCTCTATCACTACCTGAACCGCGAAGGCCTGTGTGACCACGACCCGGCCAATGGCCTGTCGCCGCCCAAAGGCGAGCGCCGCCTGCCCAAGACCCTGGACACCGACCGCGCTCTGCAACTGCTCGATGGCGCGGTCGAGGATGACTTCCTGGCGCACCGCGACCAGGCGATCCTCGAGTTGTTCTACTCCTCGGGCCTGCGCCTGTCGGAGCTGACCGGCCTGAACCTCGATCAACTGGACCTGGCAGATGGGCTGGTGCAGGTGCTGGGTAAAGGCAGCAAGACGCGGGTGTTGCCCGTCGGCAGAAAAGCCCGTGAAGCCCTGCAACTGTGGTTGCCGTTGCGCGCGCTGGCCAATCCGCAAGACGACGCGGTATTTATCAGTCAACAGGGCCGACGCCTGGGGCCACGGGCCATTCAGTTGCGCGTAAAAGCCGCCGGCGAGCGCGAACTGGGGCAGAACCTGCACCCGCATATGCTCAGGCACTCCTTTGCCAGCCATATGCTGGAGTCGTCCCAGGACCTGCGCGCGGTACAGGAGCTGCTCGGCCACTCCGACATCAAGACCACGCAAATCTACACCCACCTCGACTTCCAGCACCTGGCAACGGTGTACGACAGCGCCCATCCACGGGCCAAACGCATCAAGGGCGGCGACTCATGA